The nucleotide sequence AAGCTGAAGAAAAATTCAAGGCAATCAGCGAAGCCTACGCAGTGTTATCTGACGACCAAAAACGCCGACAATACGACACCTTAGGACACGCAGGTTTTGACCAACGCTACAGCGAAGAAGACATCTTCCGAGGCGCAGACTTCGACACCATATTCCGCGACATAGGCGGCGGCGGATTTGGCGACATATTCCGAACCATCTTTGGCGGCGGCGGATTTGGAGGCTTTGGCGGCTACGGACAACAACCCAACCGTGGACAAGACCTACTCTACGAAATGAACATAACCCTAGAAGAAGCCTACACGGGAACCCAAAAAGCCATAGAAATTCCCCGAACCGAAAGCTGCGATGTCTGCGGTGGCTCAGGCGCGGAAGCTGGAACCCAACCTAAAATCTGTCAACATTGCGGCGGCTCAGGCAGAATCCAGCAGACAAGGCAAAGCATGTTTGGCATGTTCATGCAAGTAACCGCCTGTCCAGAATGCCGCGGAAAAGGCAAAATCATCGAAAAACCCTGCAAAACCTGCCGCGGGTCAGGATTAACCAGAAAACGCCGCAGTATTACCGTAACCATCCCCGCAGGCATCGACGAGGGTTATCAGCTGCGGTTGCGTGGCGAAGGAGACAGAGCAAACAACGGCGGCGAACCAGGCGATTTGTACGTGATGGTTCATGTTGTTCCCCACAAAGAGTTTGTCCGAAACGGCGATAACCTGCATTACTTATTGATGCTGGGGTATCCGCAGCTTGCGTTAGGAACCGAAGTTGAAGTGCCCACATTGGAGGAGCCCGCGAAGCTAAAAATCAACCCTGGAACACAGGTTGGCGAAGTCTTGAAAGTCAGAGGCAAAGGCATGCCCCGATTCAGAAGCTACGGCAAAGGAGACCTACTCGTACAAGTCGGCATCGAAATTCCCAAAAAAATCTCAACCCAAGAACGCAAACTCCTCGAACAACTAGCCCAAGAAACAGACCAAAAAGTCAAAAACAAAGGACACAAATTCATCTTCTAAACCACACCCACATCTATCCGCTAACTTCCAGCTTGCACGTTGTTGGTTTTTGCAGTTTCTTGTATCCAGCAGCCAACGTAGCTGTTGTTGTTTCACAAGTTTTTTAAACTAACACAGGCATAACTATTGTTAACTTTTAAAGGAGGAAAAATTTGTATGGTAGATACTGTTGCAATACTTGTAGGTTTAATTGCGAACGTTATTGTGTTGTCTCCTGTTTTGTGGCTGTCAGGGCGGGCGCTGGTTGGCACTGATAAAGCAAAATTCATGGATGCCATATGGATTGTTGTTTTAGGCTCGGTTATCGGCGCGGTTTTCCAGTTTGCTGCGCTGGGGCTGGTCGGCACAATCATTATGGTCATTGTTTGGCTAGCGCTGATTAAGCACTTCTTTGACTCAAGCTGGCTAATGGCACTTGCAATAGCAATCATAGCCATAATCATCTACATCGTAATCGTCGCTGTCCTTGCCGTGCTGTTTGGCGTCGCCTTACTCGGAGCAGGCTTCTTCCTGTAAACCTAAACCCTTCGAACCCAACCCCCTTCTTTTTTATTTTGCTCAACCCACCACAACCGGATGGACGCAAAGCTTAAATTTTCAACATTTGAACCCTTTTTCTGTGACCACTATGGCTTATTGTAGCGCCTGTGGCGTCCAACTCCCCGAAGACGCCCTATTCTGCCCTAAATGCGGCAAAAAAGTAACCCCCACACCCGAAAACACAGCCACCCCCTCAGACGAAATGCGCGAAGCCCTAACCAAAATGAGCGCCGAAATGGAGAAAGCCTTCAACATAGCAGCCAAACAAATCCAAGACGCCTTCAAAACCGCCAAAGAAAACGTCCAAAAAAACATAAAAGAACCCCAAATCTGCCCCAACTGCCAACAAAAAAACCTCTCCACCGCCCTATACTGTGCTAAATGCGGACAAAGACTCCCCGAAAAACAAACCCGCACAACTAAAACAAAAGACAACAACACCGACAAAACAAAAGACAACAACACAACCTAAACATCAACCACAAGCCCCTCCTCACCAACCTATTAGCTGCCTATTAGTCGGCAAATTTTAATTGTATGCAGAAACGATAGGGGGAGGGGGGTCTACTCAGCTTTTTCTGTGTTGGTTTTGTGCAAGGGGGTTAGAGGTGTAGTTTTTTGTAGGCTTGTTTTTGGTTTTCGTGGGTTTTTTGCGTGACTTGGGCGAATAGGCTGTTTTTGTGGGTGTCCATGGCGACGGTTAGGGGACCAAACTCATGGGTTTGCAGTATCCACAGGGCTTCGGGCATTCCTAAATCCAGCCATTTTACGGCTTTGACCTGTTTTATGGCTTGAGCCGCCAGAACCGCCGCGCCCCCAGTAAATGCACAGTAAATTGCGCCGACCCGACTTAGCGCCTGCAAGGTCTGCTCTCCCATGCCGCCTTTTCCGATAATGACGCGGGGCTTGAAAGTGTCAAGGAATTGGGGTTCCACGCTTTCTAGTCGGGTGCTAGTTGTTGGACCCGCAGCCACCGCCTCCCAGCCCTCACCAACCCGACGCATAACCGGACCACAATGAAAAACCGCCGCCCCCCGCAAATCCACAGGCAACAACTTCCCAGCATCAGCCCAAGCTAAAGCACGCCTATGCGCCTGGTCACGAGCCGTAACAACC is from Candidatus Bathyarchaeota archaeon and encodes:
- a CDS encoding FumA C-terminus/TtdB family hydratase beta subunit is translated as MAVFRFRTPVSEADVRKLRVNDVVYLSGLVVTARDQAHRRALAWADAGKLLPVDLRGAAVFHCGPVMRRVGEGWEAVAAGPTTSTRLESVEPQFLDTFKPRVIIGKGGMGEQTLQALSRVGAIYCAFTGGAAVLAAQAIKQVKAVKWLDLGMPEALWILQTHEFGPLTVAMDTHKNSLFAQVTQKTHENQKQAYKKLHL
- the dnaJ gene encoding molecular chaperone DnaJ, translated to MSEKPDYYEVLGVSKEASKDEIKDSYRKLAMQYHPDRNKTPEAEEKFKAISEAYAVLSDDQKRRQYDTLGHAGFDQRYSEEDIFRGADFDTIFRDIGGGGFGDIFRTIFGGGGFGGFGGYGQQPNRGQDLLYEMNITLEEAYTGTQKAIEIPRTESCDVCGGSGAEAGTQPKICQHCGGSGRIQQTRQSMFGMFMQVTACPECRGKGKIIEKPCKTCRGSGLTRKRRSITVTIPAGIDEGYQLRLRGEGDRANNGGEPGDLYVMVHVVPHKEFVRNGDNLHYLLMLGYPQLALGTEVEVPTLEEPAKLKINPGTQVGEVLKVRGKGMPRFRSYGKGDLLVQVGIEIPKKISTQERKLLEQLAQETDQKVKNKGHKFIF
- a CDS encoding zinc-ribbon domain-containing protein, with product MAYCSACGVQLPEDALFCPKCGKKVTPTPENTATPSDEMREALTKMSAEMEKAFNIAAKQIQDAFKTAKENVQKNIKEPQICPNCQQKNLSTALYCAKCGQRLPEKQTRTTKTKDNNTDKTKDNNTT